In Helicobacter anatolicus, a single genomic region encodes these proteins:
- a CDS encoding succinyldiaminopimelate transaminase, whose product MEFQPYPFEKIQQLISPIVPKKPVVKLTIGEPQFETPQTIQDALKQNTQDLRYYPKSKGEEFLHTAIKNFISHRYNIFLDSTNLIPTFGTREVLFNFPQFFLSQFQNPIMAYPNPFYQIYEGASIASKAKTILMHLEAKNYFKPKLTPQEMQQAHLVILNSPNNPTGSTLELKELQQWIEYALEYDFVLLNDECYSEIYQNTPPAGILEASYLMGNKKFKNILSINSISKRLSAPGLRSGYIAGDAKILQSYATYRTYLGCAIPTPLQKAASIAWQAHNEAEKIRKKYAQNLKIAQEIFPNLEISPYTFYLWLEVGNDLEFCKKLYEKEGILVLPGSFLGRENNKKENIGAGYVRIALVYESQILQPALKTLKNFLDKGQY is encoded by the coding sequence TTGGAATTTCAACCTTACCCTTTTGAAAAAATTCAACAACTCATCTCTCCTATCGTGCCCAAAAAGCCAGTTGTTAAACTCACAATTGGCGAACCACAATTTGAAACCCCTCAAACTATTCAAGACGCCCTCAAACAAAATACCCAAGATCTACGCTACTACCCCAAAAGCAAGGGAGAGGAGTTTCTCCACACTGCAATCAAAAATTTTATCTCACACCGCTACAATATTTTTTTAGATTCCACGAATCTGATTCCCACATTTGGCACGAGAGAGGTTTTATTTAATTTTCCACAATTTTTTCTCTCTCAATTTCAAAATCCAATCATGGCATATCCCAATCCTTTCTATCAAATTTATGAAGGAGCAAGTATTGCCAGTAAAGCAAAAACAATCTTGATGCATCTTGAAGCAAAAAATTACTTCAAACCCAAACTAACCCCACAAGAAATGCAACAAGCTCATCTTGTTATTTTAAATTCACCAAATAACCCCACAGGAAGTACATTAGAACTTAAAGAATTGCAACAATGGATAGAATATGCTTTAGAATACGATTTTGTATTACTCAATGATGAATGCTATAGTGAAATCTATCAAAATACCCCGCCTGCTGGGATCCTAGAAGCCTCCTATTTGATGGGCAATAAAAAATTTAAAAATATTCTTAGTATTAATTCAATCTCAAAACGCCTTTCTGCTCCAGGACTAAGAAGTGGTTATATCGCGGGAGATGCAAAGATCTTGCAATCCTATGCCACTTATCGCACCTATTTGGGTTGTGCAATCCCCACCCCTCTACAAAAGGCGGCAAGTATCGCATGGCAAGCCCACAATGAAGCAGAAAAGATTCGAAAAAAATATGCACAAAATCTAAAAATTGCTCAAGAAATTTTTCCTAATTTAGAAATATCCCCCTACACTTTTTATCTTTGGTTAGAAGTAGGCAATGATTTAGAGTTTTGCAAAAAACTTTATGAAAAAGAAGGGATTTTAGTATTACCAGGGAGTTTTTTGGGTAGGGAAAATAACAAAAAAGAAAATATAGGAGCGGGATATGTTAGAATTGCACTTGTTTATGAATCACAAATTTTACAACCTGCTTTAAAGACTTTAAAAAATTTTTTAGATAAAGGACAATATTGA
- a CDS encoding endonuclease MutS2: protein MQNHLITQLDLQDFIQKFTMLFARQKDFTLEGDKNQFFHYIKELDSINFTPPPRIENLDSSLQIIKKFGILKLQEIFEFIKIIRYFIYLKKHTEIQKTQYLNNYLQKIQLPDSLLEISKYFEKDGKIKNGIFEELDSLELSLKRQKTNMQQALELLLHSSKLAPYLVDSQIHFIDQTQTLLVKPGYQSVITGVVLQRSHNGFFYLLPEEIKSIYQKIQEIENLIEETLFTICKQISLVFNKHILFLQFINKEFDKIDHIQARIFFAKEFNLNFILPQYKNTHIVLKDFSHPVLANPKPISIDFNKQLLLITGVNAGGKTMLLKSLLSAVFLSKHLIPFKINPHYSQIPHFKNIFAIISDPQNSKNDISTFAGRMLDFSHILQEKEMLLGVDEIELGTDADEAASLYKVILENLLTKNAKIIITTHHKRLAALMANDSRIQLCAAIYDEEKQKPTFNFLYGSIGKSYAFETAKRYKIPLNIIEEARKNYGQDKEKLNVLIEKSAQLEINLQQKIKEYEEKIALYNKKQEALQDLKQQYINDFTKEKNTLQNTYNQALKALKLELKDKQTSDIHRNINHANKILNSLKIQTTQETKPRELSIGQRVKYKTSKATILSISQKQVLIELDEGMRLKVPPYQLKPIGKEATTPKKRIHIPMPKTSHVHLDLHGLRAEEALEKLDKFLSDSLLSGFDEVLVYHGIGTGILSRVVREFLSTHPKVVSFEDAPPQMGGFGAKIIKL from the coding sequence ATGCAAAATCATCTTATTACACAACTTGATTTACAAGACTTCATTCAAAAATTCACCATGCTTTTTGCAAGGCAAAAAGACTTCACATTAGAGGGAGATAAAAATCAATTTTTTCATTATATCAAAGAGTTAGATTCTATTAATTTTACACCTCCTCCAAGGATTGAAAACCTTGATTCTTCTTTACAAATTATTAAAAAATTTGGCATACTCAAATTACAAGAAATCTTTGAATTTATCAAAATTATCCGCTACTTCATCTATCTTAAAAAACATACAGAGATACAAAAAACACAATACCTAAATAATTATCTACAAAAAATCCAGCTTCCTGATTCTCTTCTTGAGATTAGCAAATATTTTGAAAAAGATGGGAAGATTAAAAATGGAATTTTTGAAGAGCTAGATAGCCTGGAGCTCTCCTTAAAAAGACAAAAAACAAATATGCAGCAAGCCTTGGAACTTCTTTTGCACTCTTCCAAACTAGCTCCATATTTAGTAGATTCTCAAATCCATTTTATCGATCAAACTCAAACCCTGCTTGTAAAACCCGGTTATCAAAGTGTGATTACTGGTGTAGTTTTGCAACGCTCTCACAATGGTTTTTTTTATCTCCTCCCCGAAGAAATTAAAAGCATCTATCAAAAAATTCAAGAAATAGAAAATCTTATTGAAGAAACCCTTTTTACAATCTGTAAACAAATTTCCCTAGTTTTCAATAAACATATATTATTCTTGCAGTTCATTAATAAAGAATTTGATAAAATTGATCATATACAAGCAAGAATCTTTTTTGCCAAGGAATTTAATTTAAATTTCATATTACCACAATATAAAAACACCCACATTGTCTTAAAAGATTTTTCCCATCCAGTTTTGGCAAATCCCAAACCCATTTCCATAGATTTCAACAAGCAACTTTTACTTATCACAGGGGTAAATGCGGGTGGTAAAACAATGTTATTAAAATCCTTACTTAGTGCGGTTTTTTTATCCAAACATCTTATACCCTTTAAAATCAACCCTCATTATTCTCAAATTCCGCATTTTAAAAATATTTTTGCAATCATTTCTGATCCACAAAATAGCAAAAACGATATTTCCACTTTTGCAGGAAGAATGCTAGATTTCTCCCATATTTTACAAGAAAAAGAAATGTTACTTGGAGTAGATGAGATCGAACTAGGAACTGATGCTGATGAAGCTGCAAGTCTTTATAAAGTGATTTTAGAAAATTTACTCACAAAAAATGCAAAAATTATCATTACTACACATCATAAAAGATTAGCTGCATTAATGGCAAATGATTCTAGAATCCAACTTTGTGCTGCAATTTATGATGAAGAAAAACAAAAACCTACTTTTAATTTTCTTTATGGGAGTATTGGTAAAAGCTATGCATTTGAAACTGCAAAACGCTACAAAATTCCGCTAAATATTATCGAAGAAGCAAGGAAAAACTATGGGCAAGACAAAGAAAAACTCAATGTACTAATCGAAAAATCCGCACAACTAGAAATTAATTTACAACAAAAAATTAAAGAATATGAGGAAAAAATTGCCCTTTATAATAAAAAACAAGAAGCTTTGCAAGATTTAAAACAGCAATATATTAATGATTTTACTAAAGAAAAAAATACTCTGCAAAATACCTACAATCAAGCTCTAAAAGCCCTAAAACTAGAGCTCAAAGATAAACAAACTAGCGATATTCATCGTAATATCAACCATGCAAATAAAATTCTAAACTCCCTAAAAATCCAAACTACACAAGAAACTAAGCCCAGAGAACTATCCATAGGCCAACGCGTAAAATATAAAACAAGCAAAGCTACAATCCTTTCTATTTCCCAAAAACAGGTCCTTATTGAGCTTGATGAAGGCATGCGCCTAAAAGTCCCTCCTTACCAACTCAAACCCATTGGAAAGGAAGCCACTACTCCAAAAAAAAGAATTCATATTCCCATGCCAAAAACCTCACATGTACATTTGGATTTACATGGATTACGCGCTGAAGAGGCATTAGAAAAGCTAGATAAATTCCTCTCTGATAGCCTTTTATCAGGATTTGATGAAGTATTGGTCTATCATGGTATTGGCACTGGAATCCTATCACGCGTTGTAAGAGAATTTTTAAGTACTCATCCAAAAGTTGTGAGCTTTGAAGATGCACCACCACAAATGGGTGGCTTTGGCGCTAAAATTATCAAACTCTAG
- the murC gene encoding UDP-N-acetylmuramate--L-alanine ligase, with protein MKLIKNLKIHLIGIGGIGISGIARYLKAQGAIISGSDIAENKLIQDLKDQGIQITIPHNPDAITNQDLIIHSAIIQEDNIEILRAREKKIPIVSRKDALQLILGQKKVVSVCGAHGKSTTSAMLCSVFNHYGAIIGAISKEFNSNVRDTKSEGIVFEADESDRSFLNSNPYYAIVTNAEPEHMQSYNYDLNLFYQSYENFLNSAKISCINSDDPFLSTLPQEKYLTFSPKNDIKDIEFFLHDDEPYCRFNLKDLGIFEVWGFGEHTASNAAQAILIALQEMDIETIRKNLKNYRGIKKRFDIIQKDNPCIIDDYAHHPTEIIATLKAAKIYANLKSYKKITAIWQPHKFSRLRDNLEAFQESFELCDTLIILPTWCAGEEEIFFDMPQLFAKYHPIMATHIKKQEQKILIYHHKKLIKTLDNDLVIGLGAGDITYQLRGEK; from the coding sequence TTGAAACTGATTAAGAATCTAAAAATTCATCTCATTGGCATTGGCGGTATTGGAATTTCAGGGATTGCAAGATATCTTAAGGCACAAGGAGCCATTATTAGTGGCAGTGATATTGCAGAAAACAAGCTAATCCAAGACCTCAAAGATCAAGGAATACAAATCACTATTCCTCACAATCCTGATGCCATCACCAATCAAGACCTTATTATCCATTCTGCAATCATCCAAGAAGACAATATAGAAATCCTAAGAGCAAGAGAAAAAAAAATCCCTATTGTTTCAAGAAAAGATGCATTACAACTTATCTTGGGGCAAAAAAAAGTAGTTAGTGTTTGTGGGGCACATGGCAAAAGTACTACAAGTGCAATGCTTTGTAGTGTTTTTAATCACTATGGTGCAATTATCGGGGCAATTAGCAAAGAATTTAATTCTAATGTTAGAGATACAAAAAGTGAAGGTATTGTCTTTGAGGCTGATGAATCTGATAGAAGTTTTTTGAATTCCAATCCTTATTATGCCATCGTTACCAATGCAGAACCAGAACATATGCAAAGCTATAATTATGATCTCAATCTTTTTTATCAATCCTATGAAAACTTTTTAAACTCTGCAAAAATATCCTGCATTAATAGTGATGATCCTTTTTTATCTACCTTACCACAAGAAAAATACCTTACCTTCTCCCCTAAAAATGATATCAAAGATATAGAGTTTTTCCTTCATGATGATGAACCTTATTGTCGTTTTAATCTAAAAGATTTAGGTATTTTTGAAGTATGGGGATTTGGTGAACATACCGCAAGTAATGCTGCCCAAGCAATCCTTATTGCACTTCAAGAGATGGATATAGAAACAATTAGAAAAAATCTCAAAAATTATCGTGGAATCAAAAAACGCTTTGATATCATCCAAAAAGATAATCCTTGTATTATTGATGATTATGCGCATCACCCTACAGAAATTATTGCTACACTTAAAGCTGCTAAAATTTATGCAAACCTTAAATCCTATAAAAAAATCACAGCGATTTGGCAGCCGCATAAATTCTCAAGACTAAGAGATAATCTAGAAGCCTTTCAAGAATCTTTTGAACTTTGCGATACACTAATTATCCTACCAACTTGGTGTGCAGGTGAGGAAGAAATATTTTTTGATATGCCACAACTCTTTGCAAAATATCACCCCATTATGGCCACACACATTAAGAAGCAAGAGCAAAAAATTCTAATCTATCATCACAAAAAACTTATAAAAACTCTTGATAACGACCTTGTAATAGGACTAGGTGCTGGAGATATTACCTATCAACTCAGGGGAGAAAAATAA